In a single window of the Desulfovibrio mangrovi genome:
- a CDS encoding Fur family transcriptional regulator, which translates to MKEPLQVFTEYIGKNGLKVTPQRLRIVEVFLREAGHLTTEELYERVKVVDSSVGQATVYRTMKLLCDSGIAKEVHFGDGVARYEQKYGSEHHDHLICENCGKNLEVIDEEIERLQEELAERHGFTLTSHRMYLYGICEDCRNAK; encoded by the coding sequence ATGAAGGAACCATTACAGGTCTTTACAGAATATATTGGCAAGAACGGTCTGAAAGTTACCCCACAGCGTCTGCGCATTGTGGAGGTATTTCTTCGCGAAGCCGGTCACCTGACCACCGAGGAATTGTATGAGCGGGTCAAGGTGGTTGATAGTTCCGTAGGTCAGGCCACCGTATACCGTACCATGAAACTGCTCTGTGATTCCGGCATTGCCAAGGAAGTTCACTTTGGTGACGGTGTCGCCCGTTATGAGCAGAAATACGGCAGTGAGCATCATGACCACCTCATATGCGAAAACTGCGGCAAGAATCTTGAAGTCATTGACGAAGAGATTGAGCGTCTTCAGGAGGAACTAGCCGAACGGCACGGTTTCACCCTGACCAGTCATCGCATGTACCTCTACGGCATATGCGAGGACTGCAGGAACGCCAAATAG
- a CDS encoding insulinase family protein — MTKMYGFELVDEQPVAELASVARLWRHTVTGAQLLSMVNSDENKVFGVSFRTPPTDSTGVAHILEHSVLCGSEKYPVKEPFVELLKGSLQTFLNAFTYPDKTCYPVASTNLQDFYNLVDVYLDACFFPRITEAIFQQEGWHYEVDGDAKRLSYKGVVFNEMKGVYSSPDSVLGEQSQQSLFPDITYGLDSGGNPTAIPDLTYEQFHTFHETYYHPSNGRFYFWGDDPEEERLAILGKLLDRFGPLKVDSAVPLQPAFDAPRSAVVGYAAGPAQDEESRRGMFTVNWLLPETVEVELNFAFQMLEHILIGMPASPLRKVLIESGLGEDIAGVGLESELRQMYFSTGLKGIDPEDAPKVEALIFDTLRELAEKGIDPACVEAAVNTVEFSLRENNTGRFPVGLAVMVRSLSTWLYDGDPLALLAFEAPLAAIKQRLAAGERVFEELVTCAFLTNNHRSTVLLVPDEKLQEVRKQEEEGRLAAVRESLDGRSLEAIEVMAEDLRTMQETPDDPEAVASIPRVTKDDLPLKNKTIPAEFSEVSGVRVMTHDLPTGGILYADVTFDMLGVDEAMLPYVPLLARCFTEMGTAKRDFVELGMRIAAKTGGIEGDMLVTTALQDRAPVVKLLVNAKATVDNAEALFSLLGEVLLEGQLDDKERFRSILLEEKARAEEQLVPAGHSVVISRLRSHFGVAGWVTELTDGIAYLQFLRRMASSFEVEWPNILANLKAVREMLVRRNGALMNITVDDAGWKNVLPHAEAFLASLPERESAGAAWSFSAAMLHEAFAIPAQVNYVGKAANLYELGYTYHGSANVIFKHLRMGWLWDKVRVQGGAYGAFAAFDRASGTLAQVSYRDPNLLKTLDVYDASAEYLRNVNLSADELEKAIVGAIGELDAHLLPDAKGAASMARYFTGDTEERRQQMRDEILSTSVDDFRAFGAILSEAANKGIVCVLGGAGVKEAAADKGWQLAELL; from the coding sequence ATGACCAAGATGTACGGGTTTGAGCTTGTGGATGAACAACCGGTGGCGGAGCTTGCCTCCGTCGCGCGCTTGTGGCGACACACCGTGACCGGTGCCCAGCTCCTTTCCATGGTCAACAGCGACGAGAACAAGGTCTTCGGCGTTTCATTCCGCACTCCGCCCACGGATTCCACGGGGGTGGCGCATATTCTGGAACATTCCGTGCTTTGCGGTTCGGAAAAGTATCCGGTCAAGGAACCCTTTGTCGAACTGCTCAAGGGCTCGCTCCAGACCTTCCTGAACGCCTTTACCTATCCTGACAAGACTTGCTATCCCGTAGCCTCCACCAATCTTCAGGACTTTTACAACCTTGTGGACGTCTATCTGGACGCCTGCTTCTTTCCCCGTATCACGGAAGCCATCTTCCAGCAGGAAGGCTGGCATTATGAAGTGGACGGCGATGCTAAGCGCCTCAGCTACAAGGGCGTCGTGTTCAATGAGATGAAGGGCGTCTACAGCTCGCCGGACAGCGTGCTGGGAGAACAGTCGCAGCAGTCGCTGTTCCCCGACATCACCTACGGGCTGGATTCCGGCGGCAACCCTACCGCAATTCCGGATCTGACCTACGAGCAGTTCCACACCTTCCACGAGACTTACTACCACCCCTCCAACGGGCGTTTCTATTTCTGGGGGGATGATCCCGAGGAAGAGCGTCTTGCCATTCTCGGCAAGCTGCTTGATCGCTTCGGCCCGCTCAAGGTGGATTCCGCAGTGCCGCTGCAGCCTGCCTTTGATGCTCCCCGTTCGGCTGTCGTCGGTTATGCCGCCGGTCCCGCGCAGGATGAAGAGAGCAGGCGCGGCATGTTCACGGTGAACTGGCTGCTGCCGGAAACCGTGGAAGTGGAGCTCAACTTTGCCTTCCAGATGCTGGAGCACATCCTCATTGGCATGCCTGCATCCCCCTTGCGCAAGGTTCTCATCGAATCAGGACTCGGCGAGGATATTGCCGGCGTCGGGCTGGAATCCGAATTGCGTCAGATGTATTTTTCCACGGGCCTCAAGGGTATTGACCCTGAAGATGCCCCCAAGGTTGAAGCGCTTATCTTCGATACCCTGCGCGAGCTGGCGGAAAAGGGCATCGACCCTGCCTGCGTGGAAGCTGCCGTGAACACTGTGGAATTCTCTCTGCGCGAGAACAATACCGGCCGCTTCCCTGTGGGGCTTGCCGTTATGGTGCGTTCGCTCTCCACCTGGCTCTACGATGGTGATCCGTTGGCTCTGCTGGCCTTCGAAGCGCCGCTTGCCGCTATCAAACAGCGTCTTGCTGCCGGAGAGCGGGTGTTTGAGGAGCTTGTCACCTGCGCGTTCCTGACCAACAATCACCGGTCCACCGTATTGCTTGTTCCTGACGAGAAGCTGCAGGAAGTGCGCAAGCAGGAAGAGGAAGGACGTCTTGCCGCTGTCAGGGAGTCGCTTGATGGCCGTTCGCTGGAGGCCATTGAGGTCATGGCGGAGGACCTGCGGACCATGCAGGAGACGCCTGACGATCCTGAGGCCGTCGCGTCCATTCCCCGCGTGACCAAGGATGATCTGCCCCTGAAGAACAAGACCATCCCTGCCGAGTTTTCCGAAGTTTCCGGCGTCCGTGTCATGACGCATGATCTGCCCACGGGCGGTATCCTCTATGCCGATGTTACGTTCGATATGCTCGGTGTGGATGAGGCCATGCTTCCCTACGTGCCGCTGCTTGCCCGCTGCTTTACCGAGATGGGTACCGCGAAGCGCGATTTCGTGGAGCTGGGGATGCGCATTGCCGCCAAGACCGGTGGTATTGAAGGCGATATGCTTGTGACCACCGCGTTGCAGGACCGCGCTCCGGTGGTCAAGCTGCTTGTGAATGCGAAGGCGACCGTGGACAATGCGGAAGCTCTGTTCTCGTTGCTGGGTGAAGTCCTTCTGGAAGGACAGCTGGACGACAAGGAGCGTTTCCGTTCCATTCTGCTTGAAGAGAAGGCCAGAGCCGAGGAACAGCTTGTTCCAGCGGGCCATTCGGTTGTCATTTCCCGTCTGCGTTCCCACTTTGGCGTGGCTGGCTGGGTGACTGAGCTCACAGACGGCATCGCCTACCTGCAGTTCCTGCGCCGCATGGCTTCCAGTTTTGAAGTGGAGTGGCCGAACATTCTTGCCAACCTGAAGGCCGTGCGTGAAATGCTGGTGCGCCGGAACGGCGCGTTGATGAACATTACCGTGGATGATGCCGGATGGAAGAACGTTCTCCCGCATGCCGAGGCTTTTCTGGCTTCGTTGCCCGAACGGGAGAGTGCCGGTGCCGCGTGGTCCTTCTCTGCTGCCATGCTGCATGAGGCGTTTGCCATTCCCGCACAGGTCAACTATGTGGGCAAGGCTGCCAACCTGTATGAACTTGGCTACACCTATCACGGTTCCGCCAATGTCATTTTCAAGCACCTGCGCATGGGCTGGCTGTGGGACAAGGTGCGCGTGCAGGGCGGCGCTTACGGAGCGTTTGCCGCGTTTGACAGGGCCAGCGGCACCCTTGCACAGGTATCCTATCGCGATCCCAACCTGCTCAAGACTCTGGATGTCTATGACGCCTCTGCCGAGTACCTGCGCAACGTGAATCTCAGTGCCGATGAATTGGAAAAGGCCATCGTGGGGGCCATTGGCGAACTGGATGCCCACCTGCTGCCCGATGCCAAGGGGGCTGCTTCCATGGCGCGTTACTTCACAGGCGATACGGAAGAGCGGCGTCAGCAGATGCGTGACGAGATTCTTTCGACCTCGGTGGACGACTTCAGGGCCTTTGGCGCGATTCTGTCGGAAGCCGCGAACAAGGGGATTGTTTGTGTGCTGGGTGGCGCCGGAGTGAAAGAGGCTGCAGCCGATAAGGGCTGGCAGCTTGCCGAACTCCTGTAA
- a CDS encoding response regulator — translation MTIPDSPLRSLRILIADESMLNRRIYTAMLERRGHTVVSVAKGREVLAELLRDVFDVLVMDAVLPEMDGVEATEAIRSSVTDRVDASIPVIVLSGSQSEGDRERFMKAGVDGVLIKPVRITALLKTVRDVMLHKGRQVEPGGAEEVAQVKDGQLRQLDYILSEFGLEKDDVYSLYALMQESLPREFAALKVASEEGWLEEVAEVAHSLAGSALDIVADGPALVAREIEYAARSGDVQEARQLCVEMEPQVVKVYAEIGRLLAESA, via the coding sequence ATGACGATACCGGACAGTCCCTTGCGCTCCTTGCGTATCCTCATTGCCGATGAAAGTATGCTTAACCGCAGGATTTATACGGCCATGCTGGAGCGTCGCGGGCATACCGTGGTGTCCGTTGCAAAAGGGCGCGAGGTTTTGGCGGAGCTGCTTCGGGACGTCTTCGACGTTCTGGTCATGGATGCCGTGCTGCCGGAAATGGACGGCGTGGAGGCGACCGAGGCCATCCGCTCCTCGGTGACGGACAGGGTTGATGCCTCCATTCCCGTTATCGTTCTTTCGGGAAGCCAATCGGAGGGTGACCGGGAGCGGTTCATGAAAGCCGGCGTTGACGGTGTACTCATCAAGCCTGTGCGTATTACGGCTTTGCTGAAAACCGTGCGTGACGTCATGTTGCATAAGGGACGTCAGGTGGAGCCCGGGGGCGCTGAGGAAGTGGCTCAGGTTAAGGACGGCCAGTTGCGCCAGCTGGATTACATTCTTTCCGAATTCGGCCTTGAGAAAGACGACGTATATAGTTTGTATGCGCTTATGCAGGAATCTCTGCCCAGAGAATTTGCCGCGTTGAAGGTCGCCTCAGAGGAAGGCTGGCTTGAGGAAGTGGCCGAAGTGGCCCATTCCCTTGCCGGTTCTGCGCTCGACATCGTTGCGGATGGCCCGGCTCTGGTGGCCCGCGAGATTGAGTATGCCGCACGGAGCGGTGATGTGCAGGAGGCACGACAGCTCTGCGTGGAAATGGAACCGCAGGTAGTAAAGGTGTACGCCGAGATAGGGCGTCTTCTGGCGGAGTCCGCCTGA
- a CDS encoding GGDEF domain-containing protein, giving the protein MIRLLLSGLAALRLFFGISRTRIKRLLQGILLGVGAPVGWLFLSQWMGLEACDDSFWYWLYGYMAIGTICVFAVFGYIVGRHEQRFAELSYLDSLTGLCNPRFFHIRFRQEVARCARQKNPLALIIADIDHFKRVNDTYGHQVGDEVLQAVARILQDCARDSDMVARVGGEEFAVLLPDTDVAGGKVLAERMRLAVQDTPIAVHGGESIHITSSFGVSVRAEHRNEPDVVYALADRALYVAKAEGRNRVVVMDNVSDADAENLRKKPKGEAS; this is encoded by the coding sequence GTGATACGTTTACTGCTTTCAGGGCTGGCTGCCCTGAGACTTTTTTTCGGGATTTCACGAACCCGGATCAAACGCCTGCTGCAGGGAATACTGCTTGGCGTTGGTGCTCCTGTGGGCTGGCTGTTTCTGTCTCAGTGGATGGGGCTTGAAGCATGCGACGATTCATTCTGGTACTGGCTCTATGGATACATGGCCATCGGCACCATCTGTGTCTTTGCCGTGTTCGGCTATATTGTGGGCAGGCATGAGCAACGCTTTGCCGAACTCAGTTATCTCGATTCCCTCACCGGCCTCTGCAATCCCCGTTTCTTCCATATACGCTTCCGTCAGGAGGTTGCCCGCTGCGCCCGCCAGAAGAACCCGCTGGCGCTTATCATAGCGGACATTGATCATTTCAAGCGTGTGAACGACACCTATGGGCATCAGGTGGGTGACGAAGTTCTGCAAGCCGTAGCCCGCATCTTGCAAGACTGCGCCCGGGATTCGGACATGGTTGCCCGCGTAGGCGGGGAGGAGTTCGCCGTCCTGCTGCCGGACACGGATGTGGCTGGGGGCAAGGTTCTGGCTGAGCGAATGCGTTTGGCGGTTCAGGATACGCCTATCGCCGTGCATGGCGGGGAGAGCATACACATAACATCGTCGTTCGGTGTTTCCGTGCGCGCTGAACACCGTAACGAACCTGATGTCGTCTATGCCCTTGCGGACAGGGCGCTCTATGTGGCCAAGGCCGAAGGCAGAAACAGGGTGGTAGTCATGGATAATGTTTCAGACGCAGATGCAGAGAACCTCCGGAAGAAACCCAAAGGGGAAGCCTCATGA
- a CDS encoding isoamylase early set domain-containing protein: MSLNKQFLKSRPVCKVKFSLNKDEANGCNELFVVGDFNGWNENACPMKKNKDGSFSALVELETGKDYRFRYLSKGQWYNDAEADRYEYCSFAMADNSVISL; encoded by the coding sequence ATGTCACTGAACAAGCAGTTTCTGAAGAGCCGTCCCGTGTGCAAGGTAAAATTTAGTCTGAACAAGGATGAAGCGAATGGTTGCAACGAACTGTTCGTCGTCGGCGATTTCAACGGATGGAATGAAAACGCCTGCCCCATGAAGAAAAACAAGGACGGTTCCTTCTCTGCGCTCGTGGAGCTGGAGACCGGCAAGGACTATCGTTTCCGCTATCTCAGCAAAGGTCAGTGGTATAATGATGCAGAAGCGGACAGGTACGAATACTGCTCCTTTGCCATGGCGGATAACTCGGTTATTTCGCTGTAA
- a CDS encoding helix-turn-helix domain-containing protein: MTKQTYTLGEAAELLSCHKETIRRAIKDGTLRAAKLGRGYRVSRADLEAFWSSMGGGALFEKTEQVIEPEPEPEPVQEKPKKPKGPEQLTLPT, from the coding sequence ATGACCAAACAGACGTACACATTGGGTGAGGCGGCCGAACTGTTGAGCTGCCACAAGGAGACCATCCGCAGGGCCATCAAGGATGGTACCCTGAGGGCTGCCAAGCTGGGTAGAGGCTACCGTGTTTCACGTGCCGATTTGGAGGCGTTCTGGAGTTCCATGGGCGGAGGTGCCCTGTTCGAGAAGACGGAGCAGGTGATTGAGCCTGAACCGGAACCCGAACCGGTGCAGGAAAAGCCGAAGAAGCCCAAAGGGCCGGAACAGCTAACCTTACCCACCTAA
- a CDS encoding response regulator gives MVSLRILIAEDDKLSATLLKVLLEAEGHVVCGVASSGASAVEAARTLQPDAVLMDIFLSDEISGVDAARTIVTELAIPTLFITGASDKAVLEQVVESGALGLIKKPVSADELRVNLSILRHHQAMRQRLWEQAARYKGYFNDAPVGMYVADMSGTIVECNAALARMLGYDSPAQLQESVLSVDSLYEAAEHRSMMLRCMRTAPDSPQSLPARLYLRGGGTLDVMEYADCMPDAQGRDVHYCSVLVPRCSAGGGESAELDVLRSTIDAIPDMVVIMGMDRSVLAANKAFFKHVGDESGGVNLSLFPFAGDSAPCSGECPFARFLADGKEHSGWVRFVPDGPEFYNSVTPLRLADGTVQGCVQIFRLMPSRK, from the coding sequence ATGGTTTCTTTGCGTATTCTCATAGCCGAAGATGATAAGTTGAGTGCGACCCTGCTCAAGGTTCTGCTTGAGGCCGAGGGGCATGTCGTGTGCGGTGTAGCCAGCAGCGGGGCAAGTGCCGTGGAAGCTGCGCGCACCCTGCAACCGGATGCCGTGCTGATGGACATATTTCTCAGCGATGAGATCTCGGGCGTGGATGCGGCCCGCACCATAGTAACGGAACTGGCCATTCCCACGTTGTTCATCACGGGGGCATCCGACAAGGCTGTTCTGGAACAGGTGGTAGAAAGTGGTGCGCTTGGCCTGATCAAGAAGCCGGTCAGTGCGGATGAACTGCGCGTCAACCTGAGCATTTTGCGTCACCATCAGGCCATGAGGCAAAGATTGTGGGAACAGGCTGCGCGGTACAAGGGGTATTTTAATGATGCCCCGGTAGGCATGTATGTGGCCGACATGTCCGGAACGATTGTGGAGTGTAATGCTGCTTTGGCCCGTATGCTCGGGTATGATTCCCCGGCACAGTTGCAGGAGTCCGTACTTTCTGTGGACAGCCTGTACGAGGCGGCCGAACATAGAAGTATGATGCTCCGCTGCATGCGGACCGCCCCTGATTCGCCTCAGTCGCTACCCGCACGCTTGTATCTGCGCGGGGGCGGAACGTTGGACGTTATGGAGTATGCCGATTGCATGCCTGATGCCCAGGGCCGGGACGTTCACTACTGTTCCGTGCTTGTTCCGCGTTGCAGTGCCGGAGGAGGGGAGTCTGCCGAGCTGGACGTGTTGCGCAGCACCATTGACGCCATACCCGACATGGTTGTCATCATGGGAATGGACAGATCCGTTCTGGCGGCCAATAAAGCATTTTTCAAGCATGTGGGTGACGAAAGCGGCGGTGTGAACCTGTCTCTCTTTCCTTTTGCCGGCGACTCTGCGCCATGCAGCGGCGAATGCCCCTTTGCCCGTTTTCTTGCCGATGGCAAGGAGCATAGTGGCTGGGTGCGGTTTGTGCCGGATGGTCCGGAGTTCTATAACTCCGTTACCCCGCTACGCCTTGCCGACGGAACAGTACAGGGATGCGTGCAGATCTTCAGGCTGATGCCGTCCAGAAAATAA
- a CDS encoding PAS domain-containing sensor histidine kinase — protein sequence MTEVLPTRFAPAERAASCMLLKQAAIFKGNPLVTLLDSVTDLIMILNSNRQIVYANRNLLNLLDMQDAREIIGMRPGELFSCEHACSVPGGCGTSEFCRNCGAVRVIMCALGNDRTEDECRLTQRKGDAICAYDLKVVGSPVFLEGDRYVTFAITDMSHEKRRRALERIFFHDILNTAGGLRNLARMVLEEVPLNLKDETLLLHKFSSELVEEIMAQRVLLAAENAELSVDTQCVNPAEVLRTVRELYASHEVGEGKRILLEHGLCDVELVTDPTLLKRVLANLVKNALEATARGGDVRMGYSVEGREVSFFVWNPAAIPLESRAAIFQRSFSTKGVGRGLGTYSIKLLATNYLKGDVAFVSSEEAGTQFTVRLPITFAQQAAA from the coding sequence ATGACCGAGGTACTGCCCACCAGGTTCGCCCCGGCCGAACGTGCCGCTTCATGCATGCTGCTCAAGCAGGCCGCCATCTTCAAAGGCAACCCGCTTGTCACCCTTCTGGATTCCGTCACGGACTTGATAATGATCCTGAACAGCAACAGACAGATTGTCTATGCCAACCGGAATCTGCTGAACCTGCTTGATATGCAGGATGCGCGTGAAATTATCGGTATGCGTCCGGGCGAGCTTTTCAGTTGCGAACATGCCTGTTCCGTTCCCGGCGGGTGCGGTACCTCCGAGTTTTGCCGTAATTGCGGTGCCGTCCGGGTTATCATGTGCGCCCTGGGCAATGACAGGACCGAAGACGAGTGTCGTCTTACGCAACGTAAAGGCGATGCCATATGTGCTTACGATCTCAAGGTGGTCGGTAGCCCCGTTTTCCTCGAAGGTGATCGGTATGTCACCTTTGCCATTACGGATATGAGTCATGAAAAGCGTCGCAGGGCGCTCGAACGTATCTTTTTTCACGATATTCTCAATACCGCAGGCGGGTTACGCAACCTTGCGCGTATGGTGCTCGAGGAAGTGCCCCTCAATTTGAAAGACGAGACGCTTTTGCTCCACAAGTTCTCCAGCGAGCTGGTGGAGGAAATCATGGCGCAACGTGTGCTTCTGGCTGCAGAAAATGCAGAGCTTAGCGTGGATACGCAATGTGTGAATCCGGCTGAGGTGTTGCGTACCGTGCGTGAACTTTACGCCTCTCATGAGGTTGGAGAGGGCAAACGCATTCTTCTGGAACACGGGCTGTGCGATGTGGAACTTGTGACTGACCCCACTTTGCTTAAGCGCGTGTTGGCCAATCTGGTCAAAAATGCGCTGGAGGCCACCGCAAGGGGAGGTGACGTCCGGATGGGGTACAGCGTTGAAGGCAGGGAAGTGTCCTTCTTCGTCTGGAATCCCGCAGCTATTCCCCTTGAATCGCGAGCCGCTATTTTTCAGCGTTCTTTTTCGACCAAAGGAGTGGGCAGGGGGCTTGGTACATACAGCATCAAGCTTCTTGCTACGAACTATCTCAAGGGTGATGTCGCTTTTGTCTCCAGCGAAGAGGCTGGCACGCAGTTCACGGTGCGTCTCCCGATAACTTTTGCCCAGCAGGCTGCGGCGTAA